A portion of the Edaphobacter bradus genome contains these proteins:
- a CDS encoding helix-turn-helix domain-containing protein produces the protein MKEFVHAKMEDELRLCELAQSVGLSTAHFSQMFRKSTGETPYQFVLRVRVERAKEMLRSAETRVLDVAIACGFKTQQHFARIFRQICGVSPMEYRYRYLR, from the coding sequence GTGAAAGAGTTCGTGCACGCCAAGATGGAGGACGAATTACGCCTATGTGAACTGGCGCAGTCCGTAGGGCTCAGCACCGCTCATTTCTCGCAGATGTTTCGGAAGTCAACGGGAGAGACACCGTATCAGTTTGTCTTGCGTGTCAGAGTCGAGCGCGCTAAAGAGATGTTGCGCTCTGCCGAAACGCGCGTGCTGGATGTTGCCATCGCCTGTGGTTTCAAAACCCAGCAGCACTTTGCCCGCATATTCCGCCAGATATGCGGAGTCAGTCCGATGGAATATCGATACCGATACCTACGCTGA
- a CDS encoding GMC family oxidoreductase, which translates to MTSKSETQTGDNFAERVHANQRKLRSNLKTQYDFVICGSGSSGSVVASRLAENPAVSVLLLEAGGDDDVPSVSDARQWVTNIGSERYWQFKAEPNPHLNGRALPLGMGKVLGGGSSINGMIWARGHKSDWDFFASETGDPAWSYESVLDIYRRIEDWQGAPDPRYRGTRGPVFVQPLHRDPTPAVRALFEGISSLGIPIFENQNGRIMEADGGASAADMRIRDGKRQSVFRAYVFPQMDQPNLTVLPHALVTRLTFEGNRTTGVEISYEGSTRRIRAGREVILSLGAIHTPKVLMQSGIGDQAELLRFGIPVVQHLPGVGHGFQDHPAFCCLWECSESLPPSLVPGAVIYGKSEAGLASPDFQILQAVLSAGDAAKFGLPARGWCLIGNVVRPKSRGRVRLTGSDPTDPVQIEANYLCDPDDRKAALACVELCREIGNSHALRPFVTRELIPDNLERPELENYIRDTAFSLWHQTSTAQMGRQAMSVVDGYLKVYGVDNLRIADGSIMPRVTTGNTMAPCVIVGERAAEVIRDEHQIGTASGSRSDRF; encoded by the coding sequence ATGACTTCCAAGAGTGAAACGCAAACAGGTGATAATTTCGCGGAACGCGTTCACGCGAATCAGCGAAAACTCAGGTCCAACCTAAAAACTCAGTACGACTTTGTGATCTGCGGATCAGGCTCTTCAGGGTCCGTAGTTGCGAGTCGCCTCGCGGAAAACCCGGCTGTGAGTGTCCTGTTGCTGGAAGCGGGTGGCGACGACGATGTACCAAGTGTCTCGGATGCGCGCCAATGGGTCACGAATATCGGAAGCGAGAGATACTGGCAGTTCAAGGCCGAGCCGAACCCACATCTTAACGGCCGCGCCCTTCCGCTGGGGATGGGGAAGGTTCTGGGCGGAGGATCGAGCATCAACGGGATGATCTGGGCTCGCGGTCACAAGAGCGACTGGGACTTCTTTGCATCAGAAACGGGGGATCCAGCGTGGAGCTATGAATCGGTTCTTGATATTTATCGCCGCATCGAGGACTGGCAGGGGGCACCCGATCCAAGATATCGCGGAACCCGTGGACCAGTATTTGTCCAGCCGCTGCATCGCGATCCGACACCAGCCGTCCGAGCCTTGTTTGAGGGCATAAGCTCGCTTGGGATTCCGATCTTTGAAAATCAGAACGGCCGCATCATGGAGGCCGACGGTGGCGCATCCGCTGCTGACATGCGCATTCGCGATGGAAAACGCCAATCCGTTTTCCGGGCGTATGTCTTCCCGCAAATGGACCAGCCAAACCTCACGGTGCTCCCCCACGCGCTGGTTACTCGGCTAACTTTCGAGGGCAACCGAACCACTGGCGTGGAGATCTCTTATGAAGGAAGCACACGCCGCATTCGCGCAGGACGCGAAGTAATTCTGTCGCTCGGCGCAATACACACGCCGAAGGTCCTCATGCAGTCTGGTATCGGCGATCAGGCCGAACTGCTGCGCTTTGGAATCCCGGTAGTCCAACATCTCCCAGGAGTCGGACACGGATTTCAAGACCATCCTGCTTTTTGCTGTCTCTGGGAATGTTCGGAATCGCTACCTCCCAGTCTCGTGCCGGGTGCGGTCATATACGGGAAGAGTGAGGCTGGTTTAGCTAGCCCTGACTTCCAAATTCTGCAAGCTGTGCTAAGCGCTGGGGACGCAGCAAAATTTGGCCTTCCTGCACGTGGTTGGTGTCTCATCGGTAACGTCGTTCGGCCCAAGAGTCGCGGTCGTGTTCGCCTTACCGGCTCCGATCCCACCGATCCTGTTCAGATTGAAGCGAATTATCTCTGCGACCCCGATGATCGGAAGGCTGCCTTAGCATGTGTAGAACTTTGTCGCGAGATAGGCAACTCCCACGCTCTCCGTCCTTTTGTCACGCGAGAGCTTATTCCCGACAACTTGGAACGTCCAGAACTAGAAAACTACATCCGCGACACAGCGTTTAGCCTTTGGCATCAGACATCCACCGCTCAAATGGGTCGGCAAGCCATGTCTGTTGTCGACGGCTATCTCAAAGTCTACGGCGTCGATAACCTTCGTATCGCGGATGGATCGATCATGCCACGCGTGACCACCGGCAACACCATGGCTCCCTGTGTGATCGTCGGGGAGCGTGCAGCAGAAGTCATACGGGATGAGCACCAGATAGGGACGGCATCTGGCTCGCGGTCTGACCGCTTTTGA
- a CDS encoding helix-turn-helix domain-containing protein: MSVRQAAERIGIPPSTLARIEKDGTMSSETLAVILRWQLES; encoded by the coding sequence ATGAGCGTCCGGCAAGCCGCCGAACGCATCGGCATTCCCCCGAGCACCCTTGCCAGAATCGAGAAAGACGGCACAATGAGCAGCGAGACGTTGGCAGTTATCTTGCGTTGGCAGTTGGAATCCTGA
- a CDS encoding helix-turn-helix domain-containing protein, with protein MLTRSQFAAWLQARRDAGETLKAIGARFGVSHVTVTHWLSGKRNPSRMTLVLAAELCCAPVEMAAGLPSR; from the coding sequence ATGCTCACTCGCTCCCAATTCGCGGCATGGTTGCAGGCACGCCGGGATGCAGGCGAAACGCTGAAGGCAATCGGCGCGCGCTTTGGCGTGAGCCATGTGACTGTGACCCATTGGCTCTCCGGCAAGCGCAACCCCTCTCGGATGACCCTGGTGCTGGCTGCCGAGCTTTGCTGCGCACCCGTCGAGATGGCCGCTGGCCTGCCGTCCCGTTAG
- a CDS encoding CBS domain-containing protein, which translates to MKVQDIMSKTLSCCAATDTLQKAARLMKEQDVGAIPVVNDCDERKLLGIITDRDICMKVVAQGNLTSTAKVSEAMTSAPATCRPDESIEGCESLMKRHQVRRIPVVDSSGVCVGIVSQADIALRDTPEHIKDTLAAVSQHRAWPQGQAVATSA; encoded by the coding sequence ATGAAAGTGCAGGACATCATGAGCAAGACACTCTCCTGTTGTGCGGCGACGGATACTCTCCAGAAGGCTGCACGGCTAATGAAGGAACAGGATGTCGGAGCCATTCCCGTTGTGAACGACTGCGATGAACGGAAGCTGCTCGGCATCATTACCGATCGGGACATCTGCATGAAGGTTGTCGCGCAGGGAAATCTGACCAGCACGGCCAAGGTCTCCGAGGCAATGACCAGCGCGCCGGCTACATGTAGGCCCGACGAATCGATCGAAGGATGCGAATCCCTCATGAAGCGCCACCAGGTGAGACGCATCCCGGTGGTGGACTCGAGCGGCGTGTGCGTGGGCATCGTCTCCCAGGCGGACATCGCGCTGCGCGACACGCCAGAGCACATCAAAGACACTCTGGCGGCAGTGTCGCAGCACCGCGCCTGGCCGCAGGGTCAGGCGGTAGCGACGAGCGCGTAA
- a CDS encoding M48 family metallopeptidase has translation MADMIENEYTIIKDPAENAYLDKIGARVLAALPPTKIRFRFVLIDSSEVNGFSLAGGRVYLTRKLVASAHSEDEIAGVLAHEIGHIVTHQSAAEISEQMHRLLGVTSIGDKSDVYEKFRRLMDARRNDKKRHEDPDSDSNQNQADRVAVYAMAVAGYQPQAYAEFWDRSFFVQGKTGGPLSDFFGQTTPTQKRLRQLRQLVTELPKGCGAAATSASAQFHQWKNAVTANQKSAAAAETESAAEKTLALQPPLRMDLQRLRFSRDGKYLFAQDESSIFVLQRDPLQLLFRFDADNAKPAEWSPDSTKIVFYTPKLHVEEWGVAQQKLLSAHEIVVKDDCLQTVLSPDGRTLACVTAGELNEITGKVPFNLSLIDIESGQSIYQKNDFFYTNVYSVWLWLLRHEIGLADDPFFSAISQDGNYLTIGVDTGKLAFDLRSRTPVKLGGDFNHDVSGAFAFKEQDIVGESLTSPKNSGWFSFPDGKRLGTLPMAFATLNSVSKGDFLVTRGGEHNNTLVLNLATQKVMQLPMIQTLDIWGASIAVEAPDGSVVVGTYDGIKPIQELARRMLPLSPLGSTRVVELSPDGRYLAISGKSRGAVWDLKTGGRLYYMRGFTGATFHPDGNLYLDFPKYDKIERNVGRASLGKSEIMKVDYPLTDEMFMRAGRMMEWKDQGRGKFLLTVRDLANGKEQWNRTFEKEKPASTRNYADNNLLFVWKTSSAAGKAELKNRPELAAQVAALKDKEAGLLIEVLSIDKGEILKSVVLTRPPSYYGVSGINEVQGTILLNASDNRVLLFSAKSGAMTQQVFGYVVGVDQQAGLFCVKNRRDEALVYDLNGKEVSHFQAGTTVHLARFEDEGKKLLLLGADQKIRVIDLQQKTIAAAGPSNTSSAEPIH, from the coding sequence ATGGCCGACATGATTGAGAACGAGTACACAATCATCAAAGACCCCGCCGAGAATGCGTACCTCGATAAGATTGGCGCGCGGGTGCTCGCAGCACTTCCACCAACCAAAATTCGTTTTCGATTTGTCCTGATCGATTCGTCCGAAGTTAACGGCTTCAGCCTGGCAGGTGGGCGTGTTTACCTCACGCGAAAGCTGGTCGCGAGCGCACACAGTGAGGATGAGATCGCAGGTGTGCTGGCGCATGAGATCGGCCACATCGTCACACATCAGTCCGCGGCCGAGATCTCCGAACAAATGCATCGACTGTTGGGCGTAACATCCATCGGCGATAAATCCGATGTGTACGAGAAGTTTCGCCGTCTGATGGATGCAAGACGCAATGACAAGAAACGGCACGAGGATCCTGATTCCGACTCCAACCAGAATCAAGCGGACAGAGTAGCCGTCTATGCAATGGCGGTGGCAGGCTATCAACCGCAGGCCTACGCTGAGTTCTGGGACCGCAGCTTCTTTGTGCAAGGAAAGACTGGCGGCCCCTTATCTGATTTCTTCGGCCAGACAACGCCCACACAGAAGCGCCTGCGTCAACTGCGGCAGCTCGTCACGGAGCTTCCAAAGGGCTGTGGTGCGGCTGCTACCAGCGCAAGCGCCCAGTTTCACCAGTGGAAGAATGCAGTGACGGCCAATCAGAAATCAGCTGCTGCTGCTGAAACGGAATCCGCCGCAGAAAAAACACTAGCTCTGCAGCCGCCGCTGCGGATGGACCTGCAAAGGCTACGCTTCAGCCGTGACGGCAAGTATCTGTTCGCCCAGGATGAGAGCTCCATCTTCGTCCTGCAGCGTGACCCCCTCCAATTACTCTTTCGCTTTGACGCAGATAATGCGAAGCCCGCAGAGTGGAGCCCCGACTCGACCAAGATCGTCTTCTACACCCCAAAGCTTCACGTCGAGGAGTGGGGTGTCGCCCAACAGAAACTTCTATCCGCGCATGAGATCGTAGTGAAGGACGATTGCCTCCAGACAGTGCTGTCTCCAGATGGACGCACGTTGGCGTGCGTGACGGCTGGAGAGCTGAATGAAATCACCGGCAAGGTCCCTTTCAATCTTTCGCTGATCGACATAGAGAGCGGCCAGTCGATCTATCAGAAGAACGATTTCTTCTACACCAACGTATATAGCGTCTGGCTATGGCTGCTCCGGCACGAGATCGGGCTGGCAGATGATCCTTTCTTCAGCGCTATCTCCCAGGATGGGAACTACCTCACAATCGGCGTCGACACCGGAAAACTCGCATTCGATCTGCGCAGCCGCACGCCGGTAAAACTGGGTGGCGATTTCAATCATGACGTCTCCGGCGCCTTCGCCTTTAAAGAACAGGACATCGTGGGTGAGAGCCTGACCTCGCCAAAGAACTCAGGGTGGTTCTCATTCCCCGATGGAAAGCGTCTCGGCACGTTGCCGATGGCCTTCGCGACGCTGAACAGCGTGTCGAAGGGTGACTTTTTAGTAACGCGGGGAGGGGAGCACAACAATACGCTTGTTCTGAATCTTGCGACACAAAAGGTGATGCAGCTGCCAATGATCCAGACCCTGGACATCTGGGGAGCTTCCATCGCGGTGGAGGCGCCCGACGGTTCGGTCGTGGTCGGAACGTACGATGGGATAAAGCCAATACAGGAACTTGCAAGGCGGATGCTGCCGCTGAGCCCTCTAGGCAGCACGAGAGTCGTTGAGTTGTCGCCGGATGGGCGCTATCTAGCAATTTCAGGAAAAAGCCGCGGAGCGGTTTGGGATCTGAAGACCGGTGGGCGGCTCTATTATATGCGCGGGTTCACCGGCGCGACCTTTCATCCAGACGGCAACCTCTATCTCGACTTCCCTAAATATGACAAGATCGAGCGAAATGTAGGGCGGGCGAGTTTGGGCAAGAGCGAAATAATGAAAGTGGACTACCCCTTGACCGATGAGATGTTCATGCGTGCCGGTCGCATGATGGAATGGAAGGATCAGGGAAGGGGAAAGTTTCTGCTCACCGTGCGCGACCTGGCAAACGGCAAGGAGCAGTGGAACCGCACCTTTGAAAAGGAAAAGCCCGCCTCTACGCGGAACTACGCGGACAACAACCTGCTCTTTGTGTGGAAGACGTCATCAGCCGCGGGTAAGGCGGAGCTGAAGAACAGGCCGGAACTGGCAGCGCAAGTGGCCGCGCTGAAGGACAAGGAAGCCGGACTGCTCATCGAAGTCCTGTCCATCGACAAGGGGGAAATTTTGAAATCGGTAGTGCTAACGCGACCGCCTTCCTACTATGGTGTCAGCGGCATCAACGAGGTACAGGGCACAATCCTGCTCAACGCATCGGATAACCGTGTGCTCTTATTCTCCGCCAAAAGCGGTGCCATGACACAGCAGGTATTCGGATATGTAGTCGGCGTCGACCAGCAGGCCGGCCTGTTCTGCGTGAAGAACCGCCGGGACGAAGCGCTAGTCTATGACCTGAATGGCAAGGAGGTCTCTCATTTTCAGGCCGGCACGACAGTTCACCTGGCCAGATTTGAAGACGAAGGAAAGAAGTTGTTGCTCCTGGGCGCGGACCAGAAGATTCGTGTGATCGACCTGCAACAGAAGACAATTGCCGCTGCAGGTCCCTCAAACACTTCTTCTGCGGAACCTATCCACTAA